The Sulfurimonas aquatica genomic sequence GACTTATCTACCTTAATGCTCAATAGTTTTATATCTCATAAAAATAAGTTTGAAAAGATTGGTCTAGGTCTGAGAGTTTAATATTAAAAACTTCTCTTACTTTACTTTGAGCATCAACCCAAAATGATTCAAGTATAACACTAGCACCGGAATTTTCATGTGGAAGGAAAAACTGTCCTTCTACTGATTCTAAAATATCCAATACAACAATATCCTTAGCCTCACAAGAAAGTTTATAGCCTCCGTTTGCCCCTCTGACACTTGTAACAAAACCATCTTTTTTAAGTGTTGAGAGAATTTGTTCTAGATAACCATGAGATATTTGTGTAACGGCGGCTATCTCTTTTATCTGCATTAATCTTGATTTTGGAGCATGATAGAGAGCATGCATAGCAGCTATGGCATAGACTCCTTTCGTTGATACACCAACCATTTAAATTACTATTTTCTTATA encodes the following:
- a CDS encoding RrF2 family transcriptional regulator, whose protein sequence is MVGVSTKGVYAIAAMHALYHAPKSRLMQIKEIAAVTQISHGYLEQILSTLKKDGFVTSVRGANGGYKLSCEAKDIVVLDILESVEGQFFLPHENSGASVILESFWVDAQSKVREVFNIKLSDLDQSFQTYFYEI